One stretch of Corynebacterium callunae DSM 20147 DNA includes these proteins:
- the lexA gene encoding transcriptional repressor LexA, with amino-acid sequence MAAEKKSGIRGSRGSRTAKTLPNGRPDPASLSDRQRRILEVIRDAVVLRGYPPSIREIGDAAGLQSTSSVAYQLKELEKKGFLRRDPNKPRAVDVRHLPETESRTPKADSKAKAAAETPAGSPTEFAAQASFIPVVGKIAAGSPILAEQNIEEYYPLPADIVGDGELFMLQVVGESMRDAGILDGDWVVVRSQPVAEQGEFVAAMLDGEATVKEFHKDSTGIWLLPHNDSFAPIPGEDAEIMGKVVSVMRKL; translated from the coding sequence ATGGCCGCTGAAAAGAAAAGTGGAATTAGAGGAAGTCGTGGCAGCCGCACTGCCAAAACCCTTCCTAATGGCAGGCCCGATCCAGCCAGCTTGTCCGATAGGCAACGTCGCATTCTAGAAGTCATTCGAGACGCGGTTGTTCTGCGCGGCTACCCGCCAAGCATCCGAGAGATCGGAGATGCTGCTGGACTACAGTCCACTTCCTCCGTGGCTTATCAGCTCAAAGAACTTGAGAAGAAGGGTTTCCTCCGTAGAGATCCCAATAAGCCTCGCGCAGTGGATGTTCGCCATTTGCCGGAAACTGAGTCTCGCACCCCTAAAGCGGATTCGAAGGCGAAGGCAGCGGCTGAGACTCCAGCGGGCTCCCCTACCGAATTTGCCGCCCAAGCATCATTTATCCCAGTTGTTGGAAAGATTGCAGCGGGTAGCCCAATCCTGGCTGAGCAAAATATTGAAGAGTACTACCCACTTCCCGCAGACATTGTCGGCGATGGTGAGCTCTTTATGCTCCAGGTTGTTGGAGAATCCATGCGTGATGCTGGCATTCTTGATGGAGACTGGGTTGTCGTGCGCTCTCAGCCTGTTGCGGAACAAGGGGAATTTGTCGCAGCAATGCTCGACGGCGAGGCAACTGTGAAAGAGTTCCATAAGGATTCCACGGGAATCTGGCTTCTTCCACATAATGATTCCTTTGCCCCAATCCCCGGAGAAGATGCTGAGATTATGGGCAAGGTCGTCTCAGTCATGCGAAAGCTTTAG
- a CDS encoding DeoR/GlpR family DNA-binding transcription regulator: MYAEERRRQIASLTAVEGRVNVTELAGRFNVTAETIRRDLAVLDREGIVHRVHGGAVATQSFQTTELSLDTRFRSASSAKYSIAKAAMQFLPTSHGGLFLDAGTTVTALADLIADHPNSKQWSIVTNCLPIALNLANAGLDDVQLLGGSVRAITQAVVGDIALRTLALMRADVVFIGTNALTLDHGLSTADSQEAAMKSAMITNAHKVVVLCDSTKMGTDYLVSFGSIDDIDVIVTDSGAPTSFVDQLRERGIEVVIAK, translated from the coding sequence ATGTACGCAGAGGAGCGTCGCCGCCAGATTGCCTCATTAACGGCGGTAGAGGGACGGGTAAATGTCACAGAGTTAGCAGGACGTTTTAACGTCACTGCAGAAACCATTCGACGAGATCTCGCAGTTCTAGATAGAGAAGGCATCGTGCACCGCGTGCACGGTGGCGCAGTAGCAACACAGTCTTTCCAAACCACCGAGCTAAGCTTGGACACTCGTTTCCGTTCAGCTTCATCTGCCAAATACTCCATTGCCAAGGCAGCCATGCAATTCTTGCCAACTTCTCACGGTGGGTTATTCCTAGATGCTGGCACCACCGTAACTGCGCTGGCAGATCTTATCGCAGACCACCCAAATTCCAAACAATGGTCTATCGTGACAAACTGCCTACCAATTGCGCTTAATTTGGCGAATGCTGGCCTCGATGATGTACAGCTCCTCGGTGGCAGTGTGCGTGCCATTACCCAGGCAGTGGTCGGCGATATCGCACTCCGCACCTTGGCACTAATGCGCGCTGATGTGGTGTTTATTGGTACAAATGCTTTAACCCTTGATCATGGGCTTTCCACCGCTGATTCACAAGAAGCGGCAATGAAGTCCGCGATGATCACTAATGCTCACAAGGTGGTGGTCTTGTGTGACTCCACCAAGATGGGCACTGACTACCTGGTAAGTTTTGGCTCCATTGATGATATTGATGTCATCGTCACGGACTCCGGTGCGCCTACAAGTTTTGTGGACCAGTTGCGCGAACGCGGCATAGAGGTTGTGATTGCAAAGTGA
- a CDS encoding carbohydrate kinase family protein: protein MILTVTVSPYLLSTNEVSGDINIGEANPITQVSTVAGGFGTGVAATLFYGGVETFTVFPAPEISHYLRLVTLAGLPHEIIPVPGPIPMHLTMRDSTGHETRFKHSPMPLDISQLAILRDLVVRRAEDATWVLLGGNLPAIAPAAWYVDVVRSLRLYHPDVKVAIAATGAALRAVVRQLAATAPDTLIIPSEELELSGGHTPGSLRDPWAHGDHAPLLNAAKSLVKKGIRQVIITNKRTEAILVSEDEALLCTYTQASGKQGVNWRESFTAGFLSSNLEVDDSAVNLARAVAYANAEGSEWDNFIPTPDRLQPQFVEIRALT from the coding sequence GTGATCCTAACTGTTACAGTCAGTCCCTATTTGCTCAGCACCAATGAAGTCAGCGGTGACATCAACATAGGTGAGGCAAATCCCATCACTCAAGTCTCTACCGTTGCTGGCGGTTTCGGCACTGGTGTAGCCGCCACGCTGTTTTATGGCGGTGTAGAAACCTTCACGGTATTCCCCGCTCCAGAAATTTCACACTATCTGCGCCTGGTTACCTTGGCAGGTCTCCCCCATGAGATCATTCCCGTTCCAGGTCCCATCCCGATGCATCTGACCATGAGAGATTCCACCGGCCATGAAACTCGCTTTAAGCATTCACCTATGCCTTTGGATATTTCACAACTAGCTATTCTGCGCGATCTAGTGGTGCGTCGAGCTGAAGATGCTACTTGGGTTCTCTTAGGCGGTAATCTGCCCGCTATCGCTCCAGCAGCTTGGTATGTGGACGTGGTACGTTCCTTGCGCCTATATCACCCAGATGTCAAAGTTGCGATCGCTGCCACTGGTGCTGCTTTGCGTGCGGTAGTGCGCCAGCTGGCAGCCACTGCGCCGGACACTTTGATTATTCCCTCTGAAGAACTTGAACTCAGCGGTGGCCATACTCCAGGCAGCTTGCGCGATCCGTGGGCTCATGGCGATCATGCCCCACTTCTTAATGCCGCCAAGTCCTTGGTTAAGAAGGGTATTAGGCAGGTCATAATCACCAACAAGCGCACCGAGGCAATCTTGGTCTCCGAAGATGAAGCACTGCTATGCACTTATACTCAGGCTTCCGGAAAACAAGGTGTCAATTGGCGGGAATCTTTCACGGCGGGTTTCTTGTCTTCCAATTTGGAAGTTGATGATTCGGCAGTAAATCTTGCTCGCGCGGTGGCTTATGCCAATGCTGAAGGCAGTGAGTGGGATAACTTCATTCCCACCCCAGACCGCTTGCAACCACAATTTGTGGAGATCCGTGCTCTGACTTAG
- the ptsP gene encoding phosphoenolpyruvate--protein phosphotransferase, producing MADVIQDTVLKGTGVVGGVRYASAVWITPRPELPSAGEVVSEEKRDAELERFDQAAGTVSARLLERSAHAEGPAAEVLKATAGMVNDRGWRKAVIKGVKGGHPAEYAVVAATTKFISMFEAAGGLIAERTTDLRDIRDRVIAELRGEEEPGLPDVSGQVVLFADDLSPADTAALDTELFVGLVTELGGPTSHTAIIARQLNVPCIVATGPKIKDIKSGEKVLIDGSLGTITRNADEAEATQLVAESMEQAARIAEWKGPAQTKDGHRVQLLANVQDGNTARQAAETEAEGIGLFRTELCFLSATEEPSVEEQAEVYSQVLAAFPESKIVVRSLDAGSDKPVPFASMADEMNPALGVRGLRIARGNVELLTRQLDAIAKAVAGLGRGDEAPTWVMAPMVATAYEAKWFADMCRERGLIAGAMIEVPAASLMADKIMPHLDFVSIGTNDLTQYTMAADRMSPELAYLTDPWQPAVLRLIKHTCDEGQRFDTPVGVCGEAAADPLLATVLTGLGVNSLSAASTALAAVGAQLAEVDLETCKKAAEAALDAEGATEARAAVRAVIEAANK from the coding sequence GTGGCCGATGTGATTCAGGACACCGTACTGAAGGGTACTGGCGTTGTTGGTGGAGTTCGTTATGCAAGCGCAGTGTGGATCACTCCGCGCCCCGAACTTCCCTCCGCAGGCGAAGTAGTTTCGGAAGAAAAGCGCGATGCTGAGCTCGAAAGATTTGATCAGGCAGCAGGAACCGTTTCTGCCCGCCTGTTGGAGCGCTCAGCACATGCTGAGGGCCCAGCTGCTGAGGTCCTCAAGGCGACTGCAGGCATGGTTAATGACCGTGGTTGGCGCAAAGCTGTTATTAAGGGCGTGAAGGGTGGACACCCTGCGGAATACGCCGTAGTTGCAGCAACCACCAAGTTCATCTCCATGTTTGAAGCTGCTGGTGGCCTCATTGCAGAGCGCACCACCGACCTGCGCGATATCCGTGACCGCGTTATCGCAGAGCTCCGCGGCGAAGAAGAGCCAGGCTTGCCTGATGTTTCTGGCCAGGTTGTGCTCTTTGCTGATGACCTTTCCCCAGCAGATACCGCAGCGCTTGATACCGAGCTCTTCGTAGGCTTGGTTACTGAGCTCGGTGGCCCAACCAGCCACACCGCCATCATCGCGCGCCAGCTAAACGTTCCTTGTATTGTCGCCACCGGCCCCAAGATCAAGGACATCAAGTCCGGCGAAAAGGTGCTTATCGACGGCAGCCTCGGCACTATCACCCGTAACGCGGACGAAGCTGAGGCAACCCAGTTGGTTGCTGAGTCTATGGAGCAGGCTGCTCGTATCGCCGAGTGGAAGGGCCCAGCCCAAACTAAGGACGGTCACCGTGTGCAGTTGCTTGCCAACGTCCAAGATGGCAACACCGCACGTCAGGCAGCAGAAACTGAAGCTGAAGGCATTGGCCTCTTCCGTACCGAATTGTGCTTCCTTTCTGCCACTGAAGAGCCTTCTGTAGAAGAGCAGGCAGAGGTTTACTCCCAGGTGCTGGCAGCATTCCCAGAATCCAAGATCGTGGTTCGATCCTTGGATGCCGGTTCCGATAAGCCAGTTCCATTTGCTTCTATGGCAGATGAAATGAACCCTGCTTTGGGCGTGCGTGGTCTGCGTATTGCCCGCGGCAATGTTGAATTGCTCACCCGTCAGCTTGATGCAATTGCCAAGGCTGTTGCAGGTCTTGGCCGTGGCGACGAAGCTCCAACCTGGGTTATGGCACCAATGGTGGCCACCGCTTATGAAGCCAAGTGGTTTGCTGATATGTGTCGCGAGCGCGGACTTATTGCCGGCGCAATGATCGAAGTTCCAGCAGCTTCCCTCATGGCCGATAAGATCATGCCACACCTGGACTTCGTATCCATCGGTACCAATGACCTCACCCAGTACACCATGGCTGCAGACCGCATGTCCCCAGAATTGGCATACCTGACTGATCCTTGGCAGCCAGCGGTTCTGCGTTTGATCAAGCACACCTGTGATGAGGGTCAGCGCTTTGACACCCCAGTTGGTGTTTGTGGCGAAGCAGCCGCTGATCCACTGTTGGCAACTGTTTTGACCGGCCTGGGAGTTAACTCCCTGTCAGCCGCTTCAACTGCACTTGCTGCAGTCGGCGCTCAGCTGGCTGAAGTTGACTTGGAGACCTGTAAGAAGGCTGCCGAGGCAGCTTTGGATGCAGAAGGCGCAACCGAAGCTCGTGCCGCTGTCCGCGCAGTAATCGAAGCAGCAAATAAGTAA
- a CDS encoding DeoR/GlpR family DNA-binding transcription regulator: protein MTQTERQHNILALLLPTGRVGVAELAQHFDVTSETIRRDLRIMESHGLVQRVHGGAITPEPDGTSSSTLKPLKVPGLPPDPTLLHLVEKAAQLIDPQVRSIFLDAGIACTALATVLGDPPENARWTVVTNSPGAVIALSDSGATTAAILGGYVHGESQSVIGPEAVKMVSQLRADIAFVNADCFDSRAGLSTDYPETIPIKKAMIANSRFTVAVHSASAQQPRWHHGFASPADFDVLVTDSDDIHALPNQDFQVINP from the coding sequence ATGACTCAAACTGAGCGTCAACACAATATCTTGGCTTTGCTATTGCCCACTGGTCGCGTTGGCGTTGCAGAATTAGCGCAACACTTTGATGTCACTTCGGAGACAATCAGGCGAGACCTGCGGATAATGGAGTCCCACGGCTTAGTTCAGCGTGTGCATGGCGGGGCTATAACCCCAGAACCCGATGGAACTTCATCGTCAACACTTAAGCCGTTGAAAGTTCCAGGCCTACCACCTGATCCGACCTTGTTGCATTTGGTGGAAAAGGCAGCCCAACTAATTGATCCTCAGGTACGCAGTATTTTCCTCGACGCAGGGATAGCGTGTACCGCATTAGCCACTGTGCTGGGAGATCCTCCCGAAAATGCACGGTGGACGGTAGTCACCAACTCCCCCGGCGCGGTGATTGCACTTTCGGATTCCGGCGCTACAACCGCTGCGATTCTCGGAGGATATGTCCACGGGGAAAGCCAATCAGTTATTGGTCCGGAGGCCGTAAAAATGGTTTCTCAGCTGCGCGCCGACATCGCCTTTGTCAACGCAGATTGCTTTGATTCCAGAGCCGGACTTAGCACCGATTATCCAGAAACTATTCCGATCAAAAAAGCAATGATCGCAAATTCACGCTTCACGGTGGCAGTTCATTCAGCATCTGCACAACAACCACGCTGGCATCATGGATTTGCTTCACCCGCTGATTTTGATGTTTTAGTGACAGATTCAGACGATATCCACGCATTACCCAATCAAGATTTCCAGGTGATTAACCCTTGA